A genomic segment from Salvia splendens isolate huo1 chromosome 13, SspV2, whole genome shotgun sequence encodes:
- the LOC121760087 gene encoding uncharacterized protein LOC121760087, giving the protein MYLNRPFWSDAVKEKAKAEQQSPVAELVKSLDKQRLYREVTLALRTGLREARAEFSFLRIRGLRSILKFLRSVAQSDDTINLFCHSQSIPALQVVPVLFQHSLKEAEDQSVTNLNHIFSVEPMKISSPTTDAEVAIALRVLEGCCLLHSESTILAHKHKAIMALMNILSTRGVLEQGACLDALVAIMLDSSSNQMDFEECNGIEEVALLIKDTQVEENLRLKCGEFLLLLIGHVNGRETPPMMTIHDDIRQYLGEKSASLIWAASQFGSTLDPEQRLTALQIQARRVLESINLY; this is encoded by the exons ATGTACCTGAACCGGCCGTTTTGGAGCGACGCCGTGAAGGAGAAGGCGAAGGCGGAGCAACAGTCGCCGGTAGCGGAGCTGGTGAAGTCTCTCGACAAGCAGCGCCTCTATCGCGAGGTCACCCTCGCCCTCCGCACCGGCTTACGCGAGGCCCGAGCCGAATTTTCGTTCCTCCGAATCCGCGGTCTCCGCAGCATTCTCAAGTTTCTCCGATCCGTTGCTCAGTCCGACGACACCATCAATCTCTTCTGCCACTCCCAATCCATTCCCGCACTCCAAG TGGTGCCGGTTCTGTTTCAACACAGCCTTAAAGAGGCTGAGGATCAGTCTGTAACTAATTTGAATCACATCTTCTCCGTGGAACCCATGAAGATAAGCAGCCCGACTACTGATGCCGAAGTGGCTATTGCACTACGAGTTCTTGAAGGTTGTTGTCTTCTTCATAGCGAGAGCACAATCTTGGCTCACAAGCACAAGGCAATCATG GCCCTGATGAATATTTTGTCAACTCGTGGAGTACTCGAGCAAGGTGCATGCCTCGATGCTTTGGTTGCAATCATGCTAGATTCATCTTCCAATCAAATG GATTTTGAAGAATGTAATGGCATAGAGGAAGTTGCTCTTCTTATAAAAGACACACAAGTAGAGGAAAATCTAAG GTTGAAATGCGGTGAATTTCTATTGCTACTTATTGGGCATGTCAATGGAAGGGAAACACCTCCGATGATGACCATACACGATGATATAAGGCAATACCTGGGTGAAAAATCTGCCTCCTTAATATGGGCAGCCAGCCAGTTTGGATCAACTCTGGACCCGGAGCAAAGGCTTACAGCATTGCAGATTCAAGCCCGAAGGGTGCTCGAATCAATCAATCTTTACTGA